The genomic window CCCGCACCTAGACCATCCGGCGGTCGCGGATCTGCTCACCCTCTACCTAACTCCCGCTGCCTTGAAGACCGCCGGCCGCGGACACGTCAAAGCACGGCTGAGGAAGCATGCCCCACGCGCCGCCGAACGCCTGACCGAGGCTGTGTTCACCACCCTGGAGCAAGCAAACGGTCGTGGTCGTGGACACCGGTGCGGCCGGGATCGTGCTGCCCAAACTCGCTGAGCAGCTACTGGCACTGCGCCGGCAGCGCGACGAGATCGTTTCCCAGCTCGAAACTCTGGTGGAGGTCCACCCTCTTAATGAAGTCCTGACCTCGATGCCTGGCATCGGCGTCAGGACTTGCGCTCGGTTCCTTACCGAAGTCACCGGCAAGCACTTCGCTTCCGCCGCCCATCTGGCCTCCTACGCCGGAATCGCTTCGGTCACGCGCCGCTCGGGGACCTCGATCCGAGGTGAACATCGGAGCCGGAGAGGTAACAAGAAACTCAAACGTGCCTTGTTCCTCCCAGCCTTCGCGGCCCTGAATCACGCGCCCTCGAGGGCGTATTGCAGGCGCAACCGCGTTGAAGGTAAACGCCCAACCAGGCGATTATTGCCCTAGCCCGGCGACGCTCGGATGTCCTTTTCGCCATGCTTGGCGACGGAACCCTCTACGAAGACACCGCCCCCCCCCCCCCATAAACCTACCCGGGCAGCTTGACCGAAATCATAGAGCCCCTAATCTCTGTCCTTCATATCGTGTAGAGGCGGCAAACGTCATCCACCGCCCTGCGCCGTGAAGTTACTCAGGACGGGCGTTGCACGATTGATCAGCAAGCCAGCCTGGGTTCATTGAACATTCATATAGATTGCCCTCGGGTCCACATTTGCTCCCCGGAAAATGTCGGCGACGTCTTCTGAACGTCCCTGATTCTTGTGTGTGAGTATCACCGCTTTAGCAAGAAGGCCGCTTCTGTGTTGTCCAAAACTGGTTCTTGATCCGAGGAGTGCGGGGTCATATGGTTCGTGCGCATAACCAATCCCAGGTGCGAGTTTACAAATCAGCGCGGAGGTGGTGCCCAAGGACAGTGAAGAGCCTGAAAATTTGCTTGCAAGATATACAAGCTCTTCATGCCCCACAGAAATTGGTAGATAGATGACTACCGCATCGCGGCGAGGGTATAGCACCCTGGACGATGCAATTTTCGCATGAAACGCCGCACTGATCTCCGGGGTGTACCGCTGAACCGCAGCCCAGACTTCCGGCCCTAACGACGCGTCACCGAGACTCATATAAACGCGGGTGCCGACTCTGAGATTGTCAGAGGCGGGAGAGCGATAATAAATGAAGCCAGGCGAGACAAAAGGGCGCAGCGAGGGGACATCTACTATAACTTCATCGGTCCCTTGTAATACCTCGAAGCGCTCTGGTTCGAGCAAAACCCGTACGCCGTTGATCACAACGATTACAGATTTTCCTCTTCGATCGCTTACCCGAATTCGTTGGCGAAAGCTGTACCCTGAAGTCGCAGCTTGAAGCTCTTTTTCCAATACAGGATCCGACATCCCCTCCTTCGTGAGCTTGTCATCGATCTCATCCATCCCGCTATGGTGCGTCCTATAAATATGCTCAGAAAGAGGGCCGGCAAGGCCGCTTATAGATCCAGACGACGCAACTACCTCATCGCCGTATAGAGCAACAGCTTCTTCATTACGCGGTGCGATTCTATACATATCTAGCACACCTCGAACAGCCGGATCCAAGAGCTCATTGTTATTCATGATCGAGGCCTATCGATTTCATGGAACTACCAGGCGACACTGCCATGGCTACAGCTATCCCCAATATCGCCTTATCTATCGCAGTGCAATAAGCGCGGAGTGAAGCTCGCGCTAAAACCCGCTCGATCATATGCCAGACAACAAACCATCCACTACGTACATAAAACGTATCGTCAACGATGCCGGCCCCACTTGTCGACGCAAAGTATGCCCCGGAAACATTTGTAATCGCAGTACGAGCCTTCGCCGCTGACGACCCTAGGCAGGCTCTAATAAGCTCAGACCCATCGCTACCATTCTCTACCGATATGGCTCCCAGATCTTGAATACCCTGATTTAGGAACGCGAGGAATACGTCCCCACAGAGCATGCCTAGATCCTGTGCCGGGTCACCAGCATTAAACTCATCCCAGTCACAGATCCACAGTTTCCCACTTCGGTCCAATAGGAACTGGTCTAGGCGGAGATCGCCATGTATTGGTCTACGTCGGGACGGGTCGAGTCTTGTTGAAACCTGGCACAAAGTCGCTCTCTGCGAATGAAGTATCGCCCAGATTTCAATTTCAGCACCAGATAGGTTCCAGAAGGAGTCGAAGTCCAACGCGTCGAGAAGCTCCACAACTGTTTTTCCTGGCGCACTCGATGCGTTTGGTGGAGGAGCCATGGACCCATCGCTTCCGTGTATTCCGCCTAGGCTCTTTCCCATCTCGGTCCACAAGTCGGTATCATACTCATCTACCCTCAACGCCAGCGGAAGCGATCGACCATCAACATACTCGTAGACCAGTACACGTGTCTCGGCGTCCTCTGCGATCAGTTCTGGCGTAGAGACAGAACCGACTTCTAATTGTCGGAATAGATGGTCGGCGTCCTTACAAGCTATAAAACGGGCATCTGCACCAGGAACATCTCTGAGCTGTTTAGCGAAAATAATTCGCTGACTCTCTGTCCTAAGAACGGCATTGTGATTCCGTCCGAAAAAGCTGTTATCGCTAGTGTGCTCGTAAACAGCATCGCCCAGTAGACGAGTGAGCACATCCACTACATTCTCCAAAGGTGCACCCGTTGGTCTCAATTCACCAAACCTCCGACTTCTTCGAAGCCGAACAACTCACCTGTGAACGTGAACGGCTGCCTCACGAACAAGTCATTAATGGCTTCGAGGAAATACTCTTCGTGGCTAGGCGAATAAGCACTGATGCGAAACTGCACATAATGATAGAGTAAGCGCAGGATAAAACTGTAGTGCAAATTCTCCGAGAGTCCCACCAAGTCAAGCCCGGCTTCTCTTGAATAAGAGCTAAGAAAAAGTCGTCCCGCGTGCACAGCCGATATCTCATCGAATGCCCCCATGGGCGACATAATGTTTTCATACAGATCGCCGAGAAACCAACCGGCATCGAACGCGACTGGTGCAACCGGTAACGAATCCTCCATAAGTATGCTCACACGCTTGTTCTCGTCACTCCTCACCATATTTGCGAGAGAAAATTCTCCGTGACAGGGCTCCAGTTCATGCTGGCTTTTATACCAGGTCACCAACTGATTCAAGCGCTCATTATCGACAAACTGACGAATCGATTCCAGGGCTGCGTGGGCGACCTCCGAACCGTAGGGGTTGGACCCATGGATATCGAGCAATTCTATAATATCGGGAACAGGCCGAGAATCTGGCATATTATCTATTCCTGACGCCGAACTGCGTAGAGCGCCGCAAGCGCTGCCGAGCATCTCGATTAGACCCAGCTTGTCCTCAGCGTTAAGATCGCTGACCAAGTTCAGCTCGTCTAGAACCGGCTTAGATTGCGACGTAAAGTAAGCCCGCCCATTCCTTGCGATAACGCCAGGATCACAAATTACTTCTTCCGCTAAGGAGTTGTCGGGTGTGAACGGTACGCAACTCTCCCGCGGGAATCCCGCGTTGTTGCTAGCGGTCCGTATCCAAATAAACCCATCCTGATGTTCGAAAATATGGGTAGCTTTGCGCGTCGTCGTGAAAGAAGCGATAGGTAGTGGCTTGTTATTCAAGACGTAAGTCTCTCTTTTAGTAGTTGTAATCCATTCATAAGTGGTGCACTCCCGGTGCGTTCAACCTGTTTCGTTCCACTACTGAGCGCCGGCACAAACGGCGCTACGACAGTATCCGGCATGGATCGTAGCTTTGTAAGCCACGGTTCCGGATCTATTCCGGGGGGAAAGGATGGCGTGAAAACTTTCGGCCCTTTGCAAGCATGTAGGCACAGCTGCGAGGGCCGGTCAGCTAAACCCGAGACATATGAATTTACGTAATTGAAAGTCGCGGGGGATACGACAATCCCGTCAGCCCAGATGGCCAGTTCCACATGAAAAGATTCCGTAGCATCTAGCCAACTGTCGCTAAACACTGAGCCTGGCGTTAGGAGCTGCTGGACGGCCGCCGTCGTCACAAACTGCTGCGCAGATTCTGTGACCATTACCCTAATATTGAACTTTGGAAAGGCGATCTTCGCCCAGTTGAGGTTGTACGGAGTGAACATCGCGCTCGAGGCACCAGTTACTATGACAAGTACGTTCTTCAAAATTCTACCGGCCTAGGTGATGATGGAAAAATAACGTGTGGGTGAACATGACATCGTGAAAGCCTCAACGATATCTACTAGCTCCAGGTCAAGTATCTTTTCGGGCGCTTCGACCAAGCTGGAACGATCGGAACTCATAATCAAGATCTGAATCAAAAACTCCAAGATCATATTTGAAGCGGTACTGTAACGAATCCATTTTGCGAGACTATTGTGGGATTTGACCGATAGGTCCTCGAAGTAGCTCCGGTTCTGCTCTGAAAGAATCTCCGCCTGGCGCCTAAACGCATCCTCTATCGAAGCTGTTTTTGCCCCTTCAATGCTGAAGATCGTATGAAGGATGCTTCCCGCTGTTGAGCGGTGAGATATCACTCGAGGGGAGTAGCACAGTCCATCGTGGTCTCGCAAAGTACTGAATAGAAGGGACACCGAGTCTGCGTAGAGATACTGAAGCGCGGCTGTTTGCGCTAATGCTATAGGTCGACTCGAGGGGAGCGTGGGGATGGAGAGAATGACACTCGATCGAGCCGCGCCGAAGTTGTAAATTGCCTTGCTACTGCCTCTCAAATTCGTACCGAAATCTTCTGAAGGGCGCCCAGGGGCGTGTAGTAGCGAATCATCCAAACACGATAATGCCTCCTCGGCACCGATTGTGTCCAGGCCACGAAATAGAACAAACATCTGGGAAGCGGCAGATAGATTCGAGATCTGGCCGGGAGAGAATTTATCCGACTTCAACTCGATCCACTGGGGCTTCACCTTTCTCCAGATTTGGTCCTGAATAATTGGCAGTAAAGATTTCGGATAAGTTACTTCAGTACTGTATAGCCCTCTAGAATCAAGCAGCTCAAGACTCTTAATTATTCGTTGAATTTCTGCCAAGGCCGATGCGACTTCACCTGGTCTTCCATCAAAGGCGAGGACATGATGGTCCGTACTCGAAGTTACAGTTATGTCATAAGGATCGGCTTGGCGCTTTAGGAATGTAGAGACCCGTCCGGATATGGTCGATCGGGAGCCTGCCGGTATATAAACGACGCGCAGCGATGCATCCAACGTGGGCGTGAACGATCCGACCAGGATGGCTGCTTGCCTACCGTTCCTGATGGTAGTGAGCGGTATCTCCGAGAGCATCATTTCAGCATCATCTCTGGGACTGTGAAAACCGGTAGCGCGTGGAGGTTCACTGCATTCCGGACAACTTCTTCCTGCGATAAAGAGGCAAGGTTCGCGTGTATTGATGACAAGTCGGCCTCACCCGCCAACGCGAGCTTGCCTGCTATCGAGGACTGCTGGTCTGGGCTAATAAGCATTGCTCGAAGTCTTTCTGTAACCTTAGCCTGAATCTTATTGAAATCTTCGCGGCTTTCGAGTAGTCGCTGGGACGCTTTAACTGCGTTCTTGATTGTCTCCTGGTCCTTCAGGCCGTCAGCCTCGGGCGGCCTGTATACGATTGAGATGCAGTCAGAACGAAGAAGGCCAAAAGGTCCGAATATACCAAGGCTGACATCGGCTTCTCGATTTTCAAGGTTGAGGATATGCCTCAGTGCTTCGACCACGCACCAGGTTGCTAGGTAGCTCGCATCCCCCAGAACGTTGAAATTGATCGGGATACCCAGCAGATGACGGCTTCGCTGGCCGTGGAAGCGTCCCTCTTCGGGGGCATTTAGTTCTGGTGCCCTATGTTCGGCAACTCCGGAGCGAGTAGGGGACGTCTCAGACCCAAACGGGTATGCAAGTACCTCCGCGGCAAAATTCCCGCACCCGACAACCGTGGGCGTGGACAACTTGATAGTTTCCGCAAGTAAGAGCACTGCTGATCGGGCTTCTGCAGTCCAGGTAGCAACGTCATACCCGAATCCATCATGTGCGAACTGCGGTGATTCATAAAGGGTTTGCTGGAGCGCGACCCAATTCTCTCGGAGACCATCCAACTTTGCTTTTGATTCTGCGGTCTCTTGACTCACTATTCGCGCTGCATGTGCAAGTGTCGCACCGTTGATGTCAGCTGACATGAGTGAATGGTGCGTCTCAACAATCCAATCTACTTGAGATGGATGAAACGTGTATGTCAACTGCATCGTATCAGAGAGAGTCCTAGCATTAAGAAGGACTCCCGCATCACTGAGACGCCTTAGCGTTTTCTTTCCAGATCCGTCGACGAGCATGTGTTCAATTACATGAACACCTCCAGCTGCTCCGTATGGATCATTTCTGTGGCCGAATGGGTATGTCCACGAGATGGAAGCAACCTCCGGATGGTTATACGGGATAACATACGGCGAACGAATGAGGAACTCCTATGAGAGATGGTTGAGTCCGAGGGGCAAGAAATTCCTGCCCCTCGGACTCGCTCGTTTAGTTCTAACGAGCCGTCTGGCTTAACAGAGTGCGGCGCTCGTGGCTCCGAGCGTTCCACAAATGGAGCTCAGGAACGTCGTGGTCCAGACGATGACTCCGGGGCCTTCAGTTGCAGCTGCATTAGCCACTTCGGCCGGCGTGGCGAAACTTGCGTACGAGTCGATCAGGCTGCTCAGGTTGTGATCCATTAGTTACTCCCAAATGTAGTAGCAGTAGTTGAATTGCAAAATGAGGGAGGCCATAATAATCAACACGCTTCCCCCTCGTACAACCTGCTAGAGAGCATGCGCTCTTGTCAAGACGCAAGCATAACAAAAATGTAACGATAAAAATGGCTAGAAACCTAGGATAGGTTGTACTAAACAGTGGAGTCGCAAGGCTTTGCCTATATGGCCAACTGACGTTAGCAACTGACAATATGCGAGCAGGCACGCCCGCCCTGGTAGGCGCTATTCCGCTCTGTAACTCTTAGAAGAGAGGTGGCTATGCAGCCAGTCCTTGAGATAAATGAGCTCATAGTGGGCTATGATGAGTCACCCGTATGTGGTCCTATTAGTGCCAAGATAGAACTCGGGACATCTATTGGGTTTATCGGCAGCAACGGTGCAGGCAAATCTTCAGTTGCGAGGACAATAGTTGGACTACAACGAGCACTAGGGGGGCGTATACTATTCCTCGGTCAGCGACTGGATGAACGCTCGCCCGAGTTTCGGCGCCTAGTTTCCATGGTTTTTGATGAAGATACTTTTTTCCCTTGGCTAACAGTCGGTGAGCACCTAAACCTGATCGCTACAGGCCATCATGTTGATAAATCACAGGTCGCGCGAGAACTTGAGTTTTTTGGTCTGGAAAATCATGCAAATGCGTTTCCTCATACCCTATCTTCTGGTCAGCGTCGCCGATTACTTCTGGCGGCCGCGTTTATCAGGCCGGCAGCATTGCTAGTACTAGACGAACCAGAGCAACGTCTAGATCCAGGTATGCGCGACCGGCTGGCAAAGCGAGTCCGAGAAAATATCGATCACGGCCAAGCCGCAATTATTATTACCCATGACGCCACCCTCCTTGAAGATACAGTCGACGCGTGCATTTTCATTGATACCCAAGTCCGTTATTTGACTCCAAGAGAGGGCGCTGAAGCAATTGCTGCGTAGCGACCGTATCGATACAGCGTCGTCTATGGGCCGGGGCAGCAGCTCCCCTGTTGCGATCACGCGAAGAGCTACCCACCGGAATCGCGTAATCGACTGGCCTAGTCGTTTGACCGACATGTACGTATCACTTCTCACTATGATGCTCGTTGGGCTCGTCTCGTACTCTGCTATCACAAGCATTCGTGAGAAAGTCACTTCTCAAGAGACAATCGTTCGCGCTGTGACGAATCCTGGGTATAGCACGCTAAGTCTGAGCGAAGGGGTAGCATGTTTCTACTTCGTGGCGGTATGTGCATTTCTAATGCTGCTTGCAAGGACAGGCCCGATAGGTGTTAACGGTCCTGCAGGGTTTTGGTGGCTGAATCTTCCACTCCGCCGCTCCGCGATGTTGGCGAAACCAGCAGTTAGATCGCTCTTTATAGTGGTGGTCTTGTTCGAAGCGATGTACCTCCCCGTCATACTTCTATCGCCAAAGACGCTGACAGCCGAAACTTTGCTATTGACGATAACTTGCACTGCATTGCTGGCAGTCGCAATCGCAATGCTTGCCTTGCTAGCGCAGGTAACGGCAAGGAAAGATCTCCTCGATCGCATCTGTATCGGCGCGATCCTCGCAGCCAGTATCGTTATCTATCTAATTGCCGTATTGAACTCAAAAGGCGGCGTTATACATCTACAGACCATGTTCTTGGCTGCTCCGTCAAACTGGCCAATACTCGTTCTCGGCGGGGCTCGATGGCCCGTATACGTAAGCGTAGCGGTAGTTGCTCTTGCTTCTCCTTTGCTGTTTATGTTCGACCGGATCCGCCGCGCTGAACTCCTCTCCAGTGGATCGCGTGCCGCTCACTTGGGCGCCTCACTCTATATCTTCGATATCAGACAACTGTCTTATGCCTTTGCCAGTAGTTCAGTAACGCGCCGTGGATTAGAAGTCGCCCGTATTTCTGGGGTGCGTCGATCATTTGTTGCTGCGCACCTACAATACTTCCTACGATTAAGAGGTAAAACTTCGA from Arthrobacter sp. zg-Y820 includes these protein-coding regions:
- a CDS encoding T3SS effector HopA1 family protein, whose amino-acid sequence is MNNNELLDPAVRGVLDMYRIAPRNEEAVALYGDEVVASSGSISGLAGPLSEHIYRTHHSGMDEIDDKLTKEGMSDPVLEKELQAATSGYSFRQRIRVSDRRGKSVIVVINGVRVLLEPERFEVLQGTDEVIVDVPSLRPFVSPGFIYYRSPASDNLRVGTRVYMSLGDASLGPEVWAAVQRYTPEISAAFHAKIASSRVLYPRRDAVVIYLPISVGHEELVYLASKFSGSSLSLGTTSALICKLAPGIGYAHEPYDPALLGSRTSFGQHRSGLLAKAVILTHKNQGRSEDVADIFRGANVDPRAIYMNVQ
- a CDS encoding phosphotransferase, translated to MDVLTRLLGDAVYEHTSDNSFFGRNHNAVLRTESQRIIFAKQLRDVPGADARFIACKDADHLFRQLEVGSVSTPELIAEDAETRVLVYEYVDGRSLPLALRVDEYDTDLWTEMGKSLGGIHGSDGSMAPPPNASSAPGKTVVELLDALDFDSFWNLSGAEIEIWAILHSQRATLCQVSTRLDPSRRRPIHGDLRLDQFLLDRSGKLWICDWDEFNAGDPAQDLGMLCGDVFLAFLNQGIQDLGAISVENGSDGSELIRACLGSSAAKARTAITNVSGAYFASTSGAGIVDDTFYVRSGWFVVWHMIERVLARASLRAYCTAIDKAILGIAVAMAVSPGSSMKSIGLDHE
- a CDS encoding ABC transporter ATP-binding protein, coding for MQPVLEINELIVGYDESPVCGPISAKIELGTSIGFIGSNGAGKSSVARTIVGLQRALGGRILFLGQRLDERSPEFRRLVSMVFDEDTFFPWLTVGEHLNLIATGHHVDKSQVARELEFFGLENHANAFPHTLSSGQRRRLLLAAAFIRPAALLVLDEPEQRLDPGMRDRLAKRVRENIDHGQAAIIITHDATLLEDTVDACIFIDTQVRYLTPREGAEAIAA
- a CDS encoding DUF6297 family protein; protein product: MLVGLVSYSAITSIREKVTSQETIVRAVTNPGYSTLSLSEGVACFYFVAVCAFLMLLARTGPIGVNGPAGFWWLNLPLRRSAMLAKPAVRSLFIVVVLFEAMYLPVILLSPKTLTAETLLLTITCTALLAVAIAMLALLAQVTARKDLLDRICIGAILAASIVIYLIAVLNSKGGVIHLQTMFLAAPSNWPILVLGGARWPVYVSVAVVALASPLLFMFDRIRRAELLSSGSRAAHLGASLYIFDIRQLSYAFASSSVTRRGLEVARISGVRRSFVAAHLQYFLRLRGKTSTIVMLAVIPSVLPIVSGINNPLVVGGAFAMSAAAVALLASYPMQIMTEVPGLGRQMPFSVATLRRLAGCAAGVILFLWASLVCTIVLTLGVVTYAIPMLLLAIPGLIGCSLTAAHSPNDDQQGITLGMLGAAILAIVCMVPLVLTIIVGVISPILLLLQVAATAGALWWGLRVPPRRLSPMDIDSFEKA